A single region of the Triticum dicoccoides isolate Atlit2015 ecotype Zavitan chromosome 2B, WEW_v2.0, whole genome shotgun sequence genome encodes:
- the LOC119360568 gene encoding probable serine/threonine-protein kinase PBL4 — protein MPRGSLDNHLFRRGSQPPLPWSTRVSVAVDVARGLAFLHSRDVIFRDLKSTNVLLGLDHRAKLSDFGLARAGLTGGKSHVCTRVGGFISRCERGSGLPIVSPDAGFLVKLVGYCSDSDSNKLLVYEYMPRGSLENHLFRRGSQPPLPWSTRVAVAVDVARGLAFLHSRDVIFRDLKSSNVLLGPDHRAKLSDLGLARAGPTGGKSHVSTRVVGTRGYAAPEYVATGHLSAKSDVYGFGVVLLELMTGRRALDEARGVASELLVDWAMPMLQGERRKVIRVMDTRLGGQYPKRQAQDMAALALRCLQNDPKTRPSMADDVLPSLELLLQPTTAKSSSSSSTMTSSRSPAASEAPVHRGHRRHKA, from the exons ATGCCGCGCGGCAGCCTGGACAACCACCTGTTCCGGCGGGGCAGCCAGCCGCCGCTGCCGTGGTCCACGCGCGTGTCCGTCGCCGTCGACGTCGCCCGCGGCCTCGCCTTCCTCCACTCCCGCGACGTCATCTTCCGGGACCTCAAGTCCACCAACGTCCTCCTCGGCCTCGACCACCGCGCCAAGCTCTCAGACTTCGGCCTCGCCCGCGCCGGCCTCACAGGCGGCAAGAGCCACGTCTGCACCCGCGTCGGCG GGTTCATCTCACGGTGCGAGAGAGGGTCTGGGCTGCCGATCGTTTCGCCGGACGCGGGCTTCCTCGTCAAGCTCGTCGGCTactgctccgactccgacagcaacAAGCTGCTGGTGTACGAGTACATGCCGCGCGGCAGCCTCGAGAACCACCTGTTCCGGCGCGGCAGCCAGCCGCCGCTGCCGTGGTCCACGCGCGTGGCCGTCGCCGTCGACGTCGCCCGGGGGCTCGCCTTCCTCCACTCCCGCGACGTCATCTTCCGGGACCTCAAGTCCTCCAACGTGCTCCTCGGCCCCGACCACCGCGCCAAGCTCTCCGACTTAGGCCTCGCCCGCGCCGGCCCCACCGGCGGCAAGAGCCACGTCTCCACCCGCGTCGTCGGCACGCGCGGCTACGCCGCGCCGGAGTACGTCGCCACGGGCCACCTCTCCGCCAAGAGCGACGTGTACGGGTTCGgggtggtgctcctggagctgatgACCGGGCGGCGCGCGCTGGACGAGGCCCGCGGCGTGGCGTCGGAGCTGCTGGTGGACTGGGCGATGCCGATGCTGCAAGGGGAGCGGCGCAAGGTGATACGGGTCATGGACACCAGGCTCGGCGGGCAGTACCCGAAGAGGCAGGCCCAGGACATGGCCGCGCTCGCGCTCCGCTGCCTGCAGAACGACCCCAAGACCCGCCCCTCCATGGCCGACGACGTCCTCCCCTCCCTCGAGCTCCTGCTGCAGCCAACCACTgccaagtcctcctcctcctcgtcgacgATGACGTCATCCAGATCGCCGGCCGCGTCGGAGGCACCGGTGCACAGAGGCCACCGGCGTCACAaagcctag